From Micrococcus porci, one genomic window encodes:
- a CDS encoding MGMT family protein, with amino-acid sequence MSHERVYRIGSPGAEPLVPVSFAEAGLRERQDLQEWVIAHPEILGEDIRIVAFEFDRWEDADGGRQRDRLDVLGLDQSGCLVLAELKRDAAPDTVEMQAIKYAAMASRFTEEKLVAWHAAMLGRLENRPVSEEEAREALTDHAGELDVEQLRRPRIVLVAGAFTRSTTAAVVWLTEMGLDITLQRVQAYRMGGDDVVITVSQLFPVPDVEEFTVSPMRMESTARRTSSTRSPSTVRRLVKAGTLPDGTVLTLVPTTEVNAETREAIADWISDDPRRGRATWWNDPTKPMEWELDGNRYRPSRIVQQALREATGITRSPRGPAWWVTESGMSLTELAGDVENGAFDWTQLHRLLCELPAGRWTTYGEVARLIGTAPQPLGGHFRTCTLCRNAYRVLDANGAVSSGFTWGDPQETRTQQEVLEAEGISFDGGRAAPSQRLQPSELESVWKVAQAALGE; translated from the coding sequence ATGAGTCACGAACGGGTGTACCGCATCGGGAGTCCCGGCGCTGAGCCGCTGGTACCGGTCTCATTCGCCGAGGCCGGGCTCCGGGAGCGGCAGGATCTGCAGGAGTGGGTCATCGCACACCCCGAGATCCTTGGGGAAGACATCCGCATCGTCGCCTTCGAGTTCGATCGGTGGGAAGACGCGGATGGGGGCCGTCAGCGTGACCGTCTGGACGTCCTGGGGCTGGATCAGAGCGGGTGTCTCGTCCTCGCGGAGTTGAAGAGAGATGCCGCACCGGACACCGTGGAGATGCAGGCCATCAAGTATGCCGCCATGGCGTCCCGCTTTACTGAGGAGAAGCTCGTTGCATGGCATGCCGCCATGCTCGGAAGGTTGGAGAACCGCCCAGTCTCTGAGGAGGAAGCGCGCGAGGCGTTGACGGACCATGCCGGCGAATTGGATGTGGAGCAGCTCCGGCGGCCCCGCATCGTTCTGGTGGCCGGTGCCTTTACGCGGTCCACGACCGCTGCGGTGGTCTGGCTCACGGAGATGGGGCTGGACATCACGCTGCAGCGGGTGCAGGCGTATCGCATGGGGGGTGATGACGTCGTGATCACGGTGTCCCAACTGTTCCCTGTCCCCGACGTGGAGGAGTTCACGGTCTCGCCCATGCGGATGGAGTCAACCGCGCGGAGGACGAGCAGCACCCGGAGTCCCTCCACGGTGAGGCGGCTCGTCAAGGCTGGCACTCTGCCCGATGGCACGGTTCTTACTCTGGTCCCGACAACGGAGGTCAACGCGGAGACGCGTGAGGCGATCGCGGACTGGATCTCCGATGACCCTCGACGGGGCCGCGCCACGTGGTGGAATGACCCCACCAAGCCGATGGAGTGGGAGCTCGACGGGAATCGGTACAGGCCGAGCAGAATCGTGCAGCAGGCCCTGCGCGAGGCGACAGGTATCACGCGCAGCCCTCGCGGCCCGGCCTGGTGGGTGACCGAGAGCGGCATGTCCTTGACTGAGCTCGCCGGGGACGTCGAGAACGGGGCGTTCGACTGGACGCAGTTGCACCGTCTTCTTTGTGAGCTCCCAGCCGGCCGATGGACTACCTATGGAGAGGTGGCGAGACTCATCGGTACAGCTCCCCAGCCTCTCGGTGGCCACTTCCGGACCTGCACGTTGTGCCGAAACGCCTACCGTGTGCTTGACGCCAATGGTGCCGTCAGCAGCGGGTTCACCTGGGGCGACCCCCAGGAAACCCGGACTCAGCAGGAGGTCCTCGAAGCTGAGGGTATTTCGTTCGATGGTGGGCGGGCGGCCCCCAGCCAGAGGCTGCAGCCATCGGAGCTGGAGTCCGTATGGAAGGTGGCGCAGGCCGCGCTCGGGGAATGA
- a CDS encoding glycerophosphodiester phosphodiesterase family protein produces MRAATTSPALRPAPAYLAASAPARRGWAVGFAHRGAGNERENTLAAFTAAWEAGFRYLELDVRTTSDGVLVVFHDATLDRVSTAAGDFSALAWADFAAHTVGGEPFLRFADLLAALPEARFNVDLKDADAAPAMAALLAEHDAWDRVLVASFHDSRRRAFRRAVAALGHPERAHGPERVATSGGAAAIAALVLLGPLGLTGWLRRHALDIDCVQVPLHQGRVPVVTADFVRRCHAAGLPVHVWVVDDPAEMERLLDLGVDGIMTDRADVLAEVFTRRGIWPQR; encoded by the coding sequence ATCCGAGCCGCGACGACGTCGCCCGCCCTCCGCCCCGCCCCCGCCTACCTGGCGGCGTCGGCGCCCGCGCGTCGTGGGTGGGCCGTGGGGTTCGCGCACCGGGGCGCCGGGAACGAGCGGGAGAACACGCTGGCCGCGTTCACCGCGGCATGGGAGGCCGGGTTCCGGTACCTCGAGCTGGACGTGCGCACCACGTCGGACGGGGTGCTCGTGGTCTTCCATGACGCCACCCTGGACCGCGTCTCCACCGCCGCCGGTGACTTCTCGGCGCTTGCCTGGGCGGACTTCGCCGCGCACACGGTGGGCGGGGAGCCGTTCCTGCGGTTCGCGGACCTGCTCGCCGCCCTCCCGGAGGCGCGCTTCAACGTGGACCTCAAGGACGCCGACGCCGCCCCCGCCATGGCCGCGCTCCTGGCCGAGCACGACGCCTGGGATCGAGTGCTCGTGGCGAGCTTCCACGACTCTCGACGCCGGGCGTTCCGCCGCGCGGTCGCCGCACTGGGCCACCCGGAGCGCGCGCACGGGCCGGAGCGGGTCGCGACGTCGGGCGGGGCCGCGGCGATCGCCGCGCTGGTGCTGCTCGGCCCGCTCGGGCTGACCGGCTGGCTGCGCCGGCACGCCCTCGACATCGACTGCGTGCAGGTGCCGCTGCACCAAGGCCGCGTGCCCGTCGTCACCGCGGACTTCGTGCGCCGGTGCCACGCCGCCGGGCTGCCCGTGCACGTGTGGGTCGTGGACGACCCCGCCGAGATGGAGCGCCTCCTGGACCTCGGCGTCGACGGCATCATGACCGACCGGGCCGACGTCCTCGCCGAGGTGTTCACGCGCCGCGGGATCTGGCCGCAGCGGTGA
- a CDS encoding NYN domain-containing protein, with amino-acid sequence MSARTTYLLVDGENLDATLGMSVLNRRPNPEERPRWNRVLRHVERAWGQEVRPLFFLAVDEDGDIPFGFVQALTTMGYQPILLRGAGKVVDIGIQRMAEALIGRDADVVLASHDADFAPQMLDLAAHGHKIAVMGFDEFMSAELRAVNGMEVWDLEHDVAAFDVPLPRLRVIDIDDFDPRDFL; translated from the coding sequence ATGAGCGCGCGCACCACGTACCTCCTCGTCGACGGCGAGAACCTCGACGCCACCCTCGGCATGTCCGTCCTCAACCGCCGCCCGAACCCGGAGGAGCGCCCCCGCTGGAACCGCGTGCTGCGGCACGTGGAGCGGGCCTGGGGCCAGGAGGTCCGCCCGCTGTTCTTCCTGGCGGTGGACGAGGACGGGGACATCCCGTTCGGCTTCGTCCAGGCGCTCACCACGATGGGCTACCAGCCGATCCTGCTGCGCGGGGCCGGCAAGGTCGTGGACATCGGCATCCAGCGGATGGCGGAGGCGCTGATCGGCCGGGACGCGGACGTGGTCCTCGCCAGCCACGACGCCGACTTCGCCCCGCAGATGCTCGACCTCGCCGCGCACGGCCACAAGATCGCCGTGATGGGCTTCGACGAGTTCATGTCCGCGGAGCTGCGCGCCGTGAACGGCATGGAGGTCTGGGACCTGGAGCACGACGTCGCCGCGTTCGACGTCCCGCTGCCGCGCCTGCGCGTCATCGACATCGACGACTTCGACCCGCGCGACTTCCTGTGA
- a CDS encoding heparan-alpha-glucosaminide N-acetyltransferase domain-containing protein — MTLAAGHRLTWVDVARGLALVSMFVAHTAPTGGPGGVLNLSEHLTAALFAALVGVSAHLEQRRHGFWRAFLRAVVRAAALCGAAWLTSHFGAAVVDVLTHLAVLTVLMSVLALLPGLVQLLLVPAAAWAGVRVGALTADDVAARLEPARALVPAQVRPGPAVVAEQAAAFFTVGPYFLLFFTAWALLGAVVVRSVQGGGLRAALRLGGHPGPGLGGRAAGGVWAGVGLLVGGAGVALARQRTEDSPVPYEATWDYALLAAGLVLIVLGACAAVVPSHVPWLTAVLAVPGSMTLSVYVAHQAYLGWVLRAGPGPWLSELGTDDTWFNVGALCAAGLLLPLLWRALVRAEPWRRGPLEGPVALVTHGLARR; from the coding sequence GTGACACTGGCCGCGGGCCACCGCCTGACGTGGGTGGATGTGGCGCGCGGGCTCGCGCTGGTCTCCATGTTCGTGGCGCACACGGCGCCGACGGGCGGCCCGGGCGGGGTGCTGAACCTCTCGGAGCACCTCACGGCGGCGCTGTTCGCGGCGCTCGTGGGCGTCTCGGCGCACCTGGAGCAGCGCCGGCATGGGTTCTGGCGGGCGTTCCTGCGCGCCGTGGTCCGCGCCGCGGCCCTGTGCGGCGCGGCCTGGCTGACGTCCCACTTCGGCGCGGCGGTCGTGGACGTCCTGACCCACCTCGCGGTGCTCACCGTCCTGATGTCCGTGCTGGCGCTCCTGCCGGGGCTGGTGCAGCTGCTGCTGGTCCCCGCCGCGGCCTGGGCGGGGGTGCGGGTCGGCGCCCTCACCGCCGACGACGTCGCCGCGCGCCTCGAGCCGGCCCGCGCCCTGGTCCCGGCGCAGGTCCGGCCGGGCCCGGCCGTCGTGGCGGAGCAGGCCGCCGCCTTCTTCACCGTGGGCCCCTACTTCCTGCTGTTCTTCACGGCCTGGGCGCTGCTCGGCGCGGTGGTCGTGCGGTCCGTGCAGGGCGGCGGCCTGCGGGCGGCCCTCCGGCTCGGCGGGCACCCCGGCCCTGGCCTGGGCGGCCGGGCCGCGGGCGGGGTCTGGGCGGGCGTCGGCCTGCTGGTCGGCGGCGCCGGTGTCGCGCTGGCCCGGCAGCGCACCGAGGACAGCCCGGTGCCCTACGAGGCCACGTGGGACTACGCCCTGCTCGCCGCCGGACTGGTGCTGATCGTGCTGGGGGCGTGCGCCGCCGTCGTGCCCTCCCACGTGCCGTGGCTGACGGCCGTGCTGGCCGTCCCCGGGTCCATGACGCTGAGCGTGTACGTGGCGCACCAGGCGTACCTGGGGTGGGTGCTACGCGCCGGCCCGGGGCCGTGGCTCAGCGAGCTCGGCACGGACGACACCTGGTTCAACGTCGGGGCGCTCTGCGCCGCGGGCCTGCTGCTGCCGCTGCTCTGGCGGGCGCTCGTGCGGGCGGAGCCGTGGCGGCGCGGCCCGCTCGAGGGCCCGGTCGCCCTGGTCACCCACGGGCTCGCCCGACGCTGA
- a CDS encoding amino acid permease, whose translation MNPTDSPRTAGPAGSTAAAASPEPHTGLKRTLAARHLMMIAMGGAIGTGLFVASGNSIATAGPGGALLAYVVIGFMVFLLMQSLGEMATYLPVSGAFEEYATRFVSPSFGFAIGWNYWYNWAITVAAELVAAALVMRYWFPDVPSWAWSALFLALLFGLNALSTRAYGESEFWFSLIKVVTVVVFLVLGVLMIVGVLGDAAVGTDNWTTGEAPFVGGAPGILAIFLVAGFSFQGTELVGVAAGEAEDPERTVPKAIRTVFWRILLFYVGAITVIGFLIPYTSPNLLGSDIEDIAISPFTLVFENAGVLAAAAVMNAVILTAILSAGNSGLYASTRMLWALADSGKAPRFLAKVNRRGVPMNALVVTTAVGALCFLTTFIGDGAAYVWLVSASGLAGFIVWMGIAWSHYRFRKAYVAQGNDITDLPYRAALFPLGPIVALLLCTVVILGQNYEAFLNGVDLVAVASAYIGLPLFLALWIGHKLVTGSKGVRPEEADLTRGRA comes from the coding sequence GTGAATCCCACCGACTCCCCTCGCACGGCCGGGCCCGCGGGCAGCACCGCCGCGGCCGCCTCCCCTGAGCCGCACACCGGTCTGAAGCGCACCCTGGCCGCCCGTCACCTCATGATGATCGCCATGGGCGGCGCCATCGGCACCGGCCTCTTCGTCGCCTCCGGCAACAGCATCGCCACCGCCGGCCCCGGCGGCGCCCTGCTCGCCTACGTCGTCATCGGCTTCATGGTGTTCCTGCTCATGCAGTCGCTCGGCGAGATGGCCACCTACCTTCCGGTCTCCGGCGCCTTCGAGGAGTACGCGACCCGGTTCGTGAGCCCCTCGTTCGGCTTCGCCATCGGCTGGAACTACTGGTACAACTGGGCGATCACCGTGGCCGCCGAACTCGTGGCCGCCGCCCTGGTGATGCGCTACTGGTTCCCGGACGTGCCCTCGTGGGCGTGGTCCGCGCTGTTCCTCGCGCTCCTCTTCGGCCTCAACGCCCTGTCCACCCGGGCCTACGGCGAGTCCGAGTTCTGGTTCTCGCTCATCAAGGTCGTCACCGTGGTGGTGTTCCTGGTGCTCGGCGTGCTCATGATCGTCGGCGTCCTCGGCGACGCCGCCGTCGGGACGGACAACTGGACGACGGGCGAGGCCCCCTTCGTGGGCGGCGCCCCCGGCATCCTCGCGATCTTCCTCGTGGCGGGCTTCTCCTTCCAGGGCACCGAGCTCGTCGGCGTGGCCGCCGGTGAGGCCGAGGACCCGGAGCGGACCGTCCCGAAGGCCATCCGCACCGTGTTCTGGCGCATCCTGCTCTTCTACGTGGGCGCGATCACCGTGATCGGCTTCCTGATCCCCTACACCAGCCCGAACCTGCTGGGCAGCGACATCGAGGACATCGCGATCTCCCCGTTCACCCTGGTGTTCGAGAACGCAGGCGTGCTGGCCGCGGCCGCCGTCATGAACGCCGTGATCCTCACGGCCATCCTCTCCGCCGGCAACTCCGGCCTGTACGCGTCCACGCGCATGCTGTGGGCCCTCGCGGACTCCGGCAAGGCCCCCCGCTTCCTCGCGAAGGTCAACCGCCGGGGCGTGCCCATGAACGCCCTGGTGGTGACCACGGCCGTGGGCGCCCTGTGCTTCCTGACGACCTTCATCGGCGACGGCGCCGCCTACGTGTGGCTCGTCTCGGCCTCCGGCCTGGCCGGGTTCATCGTGTGGATGGGCATCGCCTGGAGCCACTACCGGTTCCGCAAGGCGTACGTGGCCCAGGGCAACGACATCACGGACCTCCCCTACCGGGCCGCCCTGTTCCCGCTGGGCCCGATCGTCGCGCTGCTGCTGTGCACCGTGGTGATCCTCGGCCAGAACTACGAGGCGTTCCTGAACGGGGTGGACCTGGTGGCCGTGGCGAGCGCGTACATCGGCCTGCCGCTGTTCCTCGCGCTGTGGATCGGCCACAAGCTGGTCACCGGCTCGAAGGGCGTGCGCCCCGAGGAGGCCGACCTCACCCGCGGCCGCGCCTGA
- a CDS encoding HAD-IIB family hydrolase, with product MSALPASARRPRLIATDLDGTVIGYAHTRTGRISPRTVAALRRAHAEGIVVVFVTGRPLRWLGPLRAQLGEVGPVICSNGAVVADTATDEVLLHHALDRAAIDHVVRRIRALDPAATFGAEALEGFFWEDAFASDELGQTRAASLEAALPGDATVVKLMAKSGGIEPDVFLAAVRELGDGLVTATHSAPGMSLVEMSAPGVHKAATLAAFARGTGVEAADVVAFGDMPNDAEMLAWAGLGLAVASAHASLRAVADGVVGACDDDGVAAAIEALLALPEA from the coding sequence ATGTCCGCCCTCCCCGCGTCCGCCCGTCGTCCCCGGCTCATCGCCACGGACCTGGACGGCACCGTGATCGGGTACGCGCACACGCGCACCGGCCGGATCTCCCCCCGCACCGTGGCCGCGCTGCGGCGTGCGCACGCCGAGGGGATCGTCGTCGTGTTCGTGACGGGGCGGCCGCTGCGCTGGCTGGGCCCGCTGCGCGCGCAGCTCGGCGAGGTCGGCCCGGTGATCTGCTCCAACGGCGCCGTCGTCGCGGACACCGCCACGGACGAGGTGCTCCTCCACCACGCCCTGGACCGCGCCGCGATCGACCACGTGGTGCGCCGCATCCGCGCCCTGGACCCCGCCGCCACGTTCGGCGCGGAGGCCCTGGAGGGCTTCTTCTGGGAGGACGCGTTCGCCTCCGACGAGCTCGGCCAGACCCGCGCCGCCAGTCTCGAGGCGGCCCTTCCGGGGGATGCGACGGTGGTCAAGCTCATGGCCAAGTCGGGCGGGATCGAGCCGGACGTCTTCCTCGCGGCCGTCCGTGAGCTCGGCGACGGCCTGGTCACCGCCACCCACTCCGCGCCCGGCATGTCGCTCGTGGAGATGTCCGCCCCGGGCGTGCACAAGGCCGCCACCCTCGCCGCGTTCGCGCGCGGAACGGGCGTGGAGGCGGCGGACGTCGTCGCGTTCGGGGACATGCCCAACGACGCGGAGATGCTCGCCTGGGCCGGCCTCGGCCTGGCGGTGGCCAGCGCGCACGCCTCCCTGCGGGCGGTCGCGGACGGCGTGGTCGGGGCCTGCGACGACGACGGGGTCGCCGCCGCCATCGAGGCCCTGCTGGCGCTGCCGGAGGCCTGA
- a CDS encoding malate dehydrogenase produces the protein MRLSLGGRPPAGQDGIVTQDTLRTPATVTVTGAAGNIGYALLFRIASGQLLGPDTPVRLRLLEIPAAVRAAEGVAMELADSAFPLLASVDVTDSADAAFDGTTHALLVGARPRTAGMERADLLRANGGIFGPQGAAINASADASVRVVVVGNPANTNALIASAHAPDVPAERFTALTRLDHNRAVSQLAARAGVGVADVDGITIWGNHSATQFPDLTHARVRMSGDDGAPVWRPALEVVDPAWAAEEYIPRVAKRGAEIIEVRGASSQGSAASAAIDHMRDWSLGTGVDADGAPRRTSAAVVSDGSYGVPEGLISSFPVTSDGSGAWTIVPGLEPDESLLPGDGGRLAATVAELEAERDAVRALGLI, from the coding sequence ATGCGCCTCAGTCTAGGCGGGCGCCCTCCGGCCGGGCAGGATGGGATCGTGACCCAGGACACCCTCCGCACCCCCGCCACCGTGACCGTCACCGGCGCCGCCGGGAACATCGGCTACGCCCTGCTGTTCCGCATCGCCTCGGGCCAGCTGCTCGGCCCGGACACCCCCGTCCGGCTGCGCCTGCTGGAGATCCCCGCGGCCGTGCGCGCGGCCGAGGGCGTGGCCATGGAGCTCGCGGACAGCGCGTTCCCCCTACTGGCGTCCGTGGACGTCACGGACAGCGCGGACGCCGCGTTCGACGGCACCACCCACGCCCTGCTCGTCGGCGCCCGTCCCCGCACCGCCGGCATGGAGCGCGCGGACCTGCTGCGGGCCAACGGCGGGATCTTCGGCCCCCAGGGCGCCGCGATCAACGCGAGCGCGGACGCGTCGGTGCGCGTCGTCGTCGTGGGCAACCCGGCCAACACCAACGCGCTGATCGCCTCCGCGCACGCCCCGGACGTGCCGGCGGAGCGGTTCACCGCGCTCACCCGTCTGGACCACAACCGGGCCGTGTCCCAGCTCGCCGCGCGCGCCGGAGTCGGGGTGGCGGACGTGGACGGGATCACGATCTGGGGCAACCACTCGGCCACCCAGTTCCCCGACCTCACCCACGCGCGGGTGCGCATGTCCGGCGACGACGGCGCGCCCGTCTGGCGCCCGGCCCTGGAGGTCGTGGACCCCGCGTGGGCGGCGGAGGAGTACATCCCGCGTGTGGCCAAGCGCGGCGCAGAGATCATCGAGGTGCGGGGGGCGAGCTCGCAGGGCTCGGCGGCGTCCGCGGCCATCGACCACATGCGGGACTGGTCCCTGGGCACCGGCGTGGACGCCGACGGCGCCCCGCGCCGCACCTCCGCGGCGGTCGTCTCGGACGGCTCCTACGGGGTGCCCGAGGGGCTGATCTCCTCGTTCCCGGTCACCTCCGACGGCAGCGGCGCGTGGACGATCGTCCCCGGCCTGGAGCCGGACGAGTCCCTGCTGCCGGGGGACGGCGGGCGCCTCGCCGCGACCGTCGCCGAGCTCGAGGCGGAGCGGGACGCGGTGCGAGCCCTCGGACTGATCTGA
- a CDS encoding carbohydrate kinase family protein, producing MAEYFGVVGEALVDVVLSDTATPRAHPGGSPLNVAVGLSRLGRPVRFAGRYGTDEYGDMVAAHLADNGVHCVLGADDAPTSVATARLDPTGAASYEFELDWTLPEAAELERLLTGAAGGRLLHVHAGSIATMLAPGDASVMGLLEAVQPTATISYDPNVRPSIVPDREFARARAEESVRLSDVVHASDEDVAWLYPDRPLMDSLRAWQQAGPALVVMTRGAEDIVAVTAEHVLEQPIVPVDVADTVGAGDSFTAALLGALDDRSLLGAENRGRLHAMDLADIRSVLIYAARASAITSSRPGADPPMRDELAD from the coding sequence GTGGCAGAGTATTTCGGAGTCGTCGGCGAGGCGTTGGTGGATGTGGTCCTCTCGGACACCGCCACCCCCCGCGCGCACCCCGGAGGCAGCCCGCTGAATGTGGCTGTCGGCCTGAGCCGGCTCGGCCGCCCTGTGCGGTTCGCCGGCCGGTACGGCACGGACGAGTACGGGGACATGGTCGCCGCGCACCTCGCGGACAACGGTGTGCACTGCGTGCTCGGGGCCGACGACGCCCCCACCTCCGTGGCCACCGCCCGTCTGGACCCCACCGGCGCCGCCAGCTACGAGTTCGAGCTGGACTGGACTCTCCCGGAGGCCGCCGAACTGGAGCGCCTGCTGACCGGCGCCGCGGGCGGCCGCCTGCTGCACGTGCACGCCGGCTCCATCGCCACCATGCTCGCCCCCGGGGACGCCTCGGTGATGGGCCTGCTGGAGGCCGTGCAGCCCACCGCCACGATCAGCTACGACCCCAACGTGCGCCCCTCGATCGTCCCGGACCGGGAGTTCGCCCGCGCCCGCGCCGAGGAGTCGGTGCGACTGTCCGACGTCGTCCACGCCTCGGACGAGGACGTCGCCTGGCTCTACCCGGACCGCCCGCTCATGGACTCGCTGCGCGCGTGGCAGCAGGCCGGCCCGGCGCTCGTCGTCATGACGCGCGGCGCCGAGGACATCGTGGCCGTCACCGCGGAGCACGTGCTGGAGCAGCCGATCGTGCCCGTCGACGTCGCGGACACCGTGGGTGCGGGGGACTCCTTCACCGCGGCCCTGCTGGGCGCCCTGGACGACCGCTCTCTGCTCGGCGCCGAGAACCGGGGTCGCCTGCACGCCATGGACCTCGCGGACATCCGCTCCGTGCTGATCTACGCGGCGCGCGCCTCCGCCATCACCTCCTCCCGCCCGGGCGCAGATCCGCCCATGCGGGACGAGCTCGCGGACTGA
- a CDS encoding uracil-xanthine permease family protein — translation MSSSPTPSAPRAGHVPGPGPAVRSWRLHGDGRTITPGTVVAPDERLSWGRTVGIGVQHVMAMFGATVLVPAITGMPATTALLFSGLGTLLFLLITGNRLPSYLGSSFAFIAPLTAASASHGVGAALGGIAATGVLLMVIGVVVGWAGTGWIHALMPPAVMGTIVALIGLNLAGATTQAMQEVPLTTFGTALAVVLTAVLFKGLLGRLSILVGIVVGYLLALAQGQVDFTAVGQAAWVGLPPFHTPELHWSLLPLFLPVVLVLIAENIGHVRTVGLMTKRDLDPLTGRALLADGLATTLSGLGGGVGTTTYAENIGVMASSKVYSTAAYWVAGLTAIALAFLPKFGAAVATIPAGVAGGAGIILYGMIGVMGVRIWVQNRVDFSNTINLMTAGAGLIVAIANPELVVGGLVFGGITLGTLTALVVYHLMTLVARVRGTEPVDEDTEDPASYRAAEAGRLG, via the coding sequence ATGTCCTCCTCCCCCACCCCCTCCGCCCCCCGTGCCGGGCACGTCCCCGGGCCCGGCCCCGCCGTCCGCTCGTGGCGCCTCCACGGCGACGGGCGCACCATCACCCCCGGCACGGTCGTCGCCCCCGACGAGCGCCTCTCCTGGGGCCGCACGGTGGGGATCGGCGTGCAGCACGTGATGGCCATGTTCGGCGCCACGGTGCTCGTGCCCGCCATCACCGGCATGCCCGCGACGACGGCGCTGCTGTTCTCCGGCCTCGGCACCCTGCTCTTCCTGCTGATCACGGGCAACCGGCTGCCCTCCTACCTCGGCAGCTCCTTCGCGTTCATCGCCCCGCTCACGGCCGCGAGCGCCTCGCACGGCGTGGGCGCCGCGCTCGGGGGCATCGCCGCGACCGGCGTGCTGCTCATGGTGATCGGCGTCGTCGTGGGGTGGGCCGGGACCGGCTGGATCCACGCGCTGATGCCCCCGGCGGTGATGGGCACGATCGTGGCGCTGATCGGACTGAACCTGGCCGGGGCGACGACGCAGGCCATGCAGGAGGTGCCGCTGACCACCTTCGGCACGGCGCTGGCCGTGGTGCTCACCGCCGTGCTGTTCAAGGGCCTGCTGGGGCGGCTGTCCATCCTGGTGGGCATCGTCGTCGGCTACCTGCTGGCCCTGGCGCAGGGCCAGGTGGACTTCACCGCGGTGGGGCAGGCCGCGTGGGTGGGGCTGCCGCCGTTCCACACGCCCGAGCTGCACTGGTCCCTGCTGCCGCTGTTCCTCCCGGTGGTGCTGGTGCTGATCGCGGAGAACATCGGGCACGTGCGCACCGTGGGCCTGATGACCAAGCGCGACCTGGATCCGCTGACCGGCCGCGCGCTGCTGGCCGACGGCCTGGCGACCACGCTCTCCGGGCTGGGCGGCGGCGTCGGGACGACGACGTACGCGGAGAACATCGGCGTGATGGCCTCCTCGAAGGTGTACTCCACCGCGGCCTACTGGGTGGCGGGCCTGACCGCGATCGCCCTCGCGTTCCTGCCGAAGTTCGGCGCCGCGGTCGCGACGATCCCGGCGGGGGTGGCCGGCGGGGCGGGCATCATCCTCTACGGGATGATCGGCGTGATGGGCGTGCGCATCTGGGTGCAGAACCGCGTGGACTTCTCCAACACCATCAACCTCATGACCGCAGGCGCGGGCCTGATCGTGGCGATCGCGAACCCGGAGCTCGTCGTGGGCGGCCTGGTGTTCGGCGGCATCACGCTGGGCACGCTGACGGCGCTGGTGGTCTACCACCTGATGACGCTGGTGGCGCGGGTGCGGGGCACCGAGCCCGTGGACGAGGACACCGAGGACCCGGCCAGCTACCGCGCGGCCGAGGCGGGCCGCCTGGGCTGA
- a CDS encoding dienelactone hydrolase family protein yields the protein MMASKTPHQNVSFPLPTKDAAHGDQTGHGYLALPAAGKGPAVIVIQEWWGLVDHIKDVCDRLAEEGFVALAPDLFGGWIAHDGDEAGEMMQNLPAEEGARQLAGAVDWLLARDEVTSSRVEAIGFCMGGGFVLALAAQQGDKVSAAVPFYGVGQGVPGSFEGVTAAIQGHYAEQDDFFPVEDAKKQERQIREESGAEVEYFYYDAPHAFHNDENPQGNYRPEAAQLAWDRAVSFLKEKVR from the coding sequence ATGATGGCTTCCAAGACCCCGCACCAGAACGTCTCGTTCCCGCTGCCCACCAAGGACGCCGCCCACGGCGATCAGACCGGCCACGGCTACCTCGCCCTCCCGGCCGCCGGGAAGGGACCGGCCGTGATCGTCATCCAGGAGTGGTGGGGCCTGGTGGACCACATCAAGGACGTCTGCGACCGCCTCGCGGAGGAGGGCTTCGTGGCCCTCGCCCCGGACCTGTTCGGCGGCTGGATCGCCCACGACGGCGACGAGGCCGGCGAGATGATGCAGAACCTCCCCGCGGAGGAGGGGGCCCGCCAGCTGGCCGGCGCCGTGGACTGGCTGCTGGCCCGCGACGAGGTCACCTCGTCGAGGGTCGAGGCGATCGGCTTCTGCATGGGCGGCGGCTTCGTGCTGGCGCTTGCGGCCCAGCAGGGGGACAAGGTCTCCGCGGCCGTGCCGTTCTACGGCGTGGGCCAGGGCGTGCCCGGCTCGTTCGAGGGCGTGACCGCCGCGATCCAGGGCCACTATGCCGAGCAGGACGACTTCTTCCCCGTGGAGGATGCGAAGAAGCAGGAGCGGCAGATCCGCGAGGAGTCCGGCGCCGAGGTCGAGTACTTCTACTACGACGCCCCGCACGCGTTCCACAACGACGAGAACCCCCAGGGCAACTACCGCCCCGAGGCCGCGCAGCTCGCCTGGGACCGCGCCGTCTCCTTCCTGAAGGAGAAGGTCCGCTGA